In Carassius gibelio isolate Cgi1373 ecotype wild population from Czech Republic chromosome B2, carGib1.2-hapl.c, whole genome shotgun sequence, a single genomic region encodes these proteins:
- the LOC127951674 gene encoding calponin-3-like has protein sequence MTQFNKGPAYGLSAEVRSKIAQKYDLQKEEELRYWIEDVTGMPIGENFQMGLKDGVILCELINKLQPGSIKKINQSKLNWHKLENLGNFIKAILAYGLKPNDIFEANDLFENGNLTQVQTTLLALASMAKTKGMDTKVDIGIKYADKQTRNFDDEKLKAGQCVIGLQMGTNKCASQAGMTAYGTRRHLYDPKNQTDKPFDQTTISLQMGTNKGASQAGMLAPGTRRDIFDQKVAVQPLDNSTISLQMGTNKVASQKGMSVYGLGRQVYDPKYCASPTEPTVHTNGSQGTGTNGSEISDSDYQAEFQGEYQDEYQADYHEEYRAQYDHGIDY, from the exons ATTGCTCAGAAGTATGACCTGCAGAAGGAGGAGGAGCTGAGGTACTGGATTGAGGATGTAACGGGCATGCCAATCGGAGAAAATTTCCAGATGGGATTGAAGGATGGCGTCATACTGTGCGA GCTCATTAATAAACTTCAGCCTGGATCAATTAAGAAAATCAACCAATCTAAACTTAACTGGCACAAG CTTGAGAACCTGGGCAACTTCATCAAAGCCATTCTTGCCTATGGCCTGAAGCCTAACGATATCTTTGAGGCCAATGATCTGTTCGAGAATGGCAACTTAACTCAAGTCCAAACCACACTTCTTGCACTGGCCAGCATG GCAAAAACCAAAGGTATGGACACAAAAGTTGACATTGGTATAAAGTATGCAGACAAACAAACCCGCAACTTTGATGATGAGAAATTAAAGGCTGGTCAATGTGTGATTGGACTGCAG ATGGGGACAAATAAATGCGCTAGTCAGGCTGGGATGACTGCTTATGGCACCAGGAGACATCTGTATGACCCAAAGAATCAAACAGACAAGCCTTTTGACCAAACCACGATCAGCCTGCAGATGGGCACTAATAAAGGAGCAAGCCAG GCTGGCATGTTAGCCCCTGGCACCAGGAGGGATATTTTTGACCAGAAAGTGGCTGTCCAGCCACTGGACAACTCCACCATCTCACTGCAGATGGGCACCAACAAGGTGGCCTCTCAGAAGGGCATGAGTGTGTACGGGCTGGGCAGACAGGTTTACGACCCCAAATACTGCGCCTCCCCCACCGAACCCACCGTCCACACCAATGGCAGCCAGGGCACCGGCACCAACGGCTCTGAGATCAGCGACAGCGACTACCAGGCTGAATTCCAAGGAGAATATCAAGACGAGTACCAGGCAGACTACCATGAGGAATACAGAGCCCAGTATGACCACGGCATTGACTATTAA